The Rhodococcus sp. B50 DNA window GGCACGTGGATCGGGCCGCCTCTGCCGACGACGCCCCTCGTCGCGACAGCACCGACGCCCCTCGTCGCGACAGCACCGACATCTCGCGGTAACGTTCCCGCATATGTGCCCGCGTTCTACGCGCGCGGGCACGGTCGACGGCGTGCCGCTCACGAAAGCGGTCGCCGACATCGAAATACGGGGAGGAAAATCGATGAATTCTGTTGCGAAGAAGGCTGCCGTCGCAGCGTCGGGTGCCGCACTGCTGGCACTGGCAGTGCCGGGAGTGTCGTCCGCTGCGGGTCCGAGCGTGTCGGCGAATGCGGAGAACGGCGCCATCGTCGTCGACTTCGATCTGAGCCGGGCGGACGTCGATCGCGGCGTCACCTGCGTCACCTACGTCCTGAAGCCGGGCACCGTCGACACGGCCGATCCGTCGGGCCGCATCGACGCGCAGCCCGCCGGCACGAGCTTCTCGGTGACCAACACCAGCACCTCGAGCGCGTTGTACATCAAGGACGGCGCACCCTCGCAGGCCGGCCCGGAGTCGATCACCGACGGCACCTACAACGTGTTCTGGGGCTGCCAGGACGCCTCGGGTACGCAGTACGAGAACATCTTCGACGCGTCCGGTCGTCCCTTCACCGGTGGCATTTCGGTGACGGTCGGCGGCGGGTCCGCACCGCAGGGTGAGGCGGCTCCGGCCCCGCAGGCGCAGCCGGCACCGCAGGGTCAGGCCGCACCGCAGGGCCAGGCCGCGCCCGAGGCCGGGAACGTGCCCGAGGCTCCCCAGGCGCAGCCGGAGCCGGTCGACCCCTTCCAGTTCGTGATCAAGTTCCTTCGCGACCTGATCGGCGCCTACCTCTGATCGGCGTCCCACCGGTCCACGAGTGACCCATCGGCGGCACCCCTGTGGGGTGCCGCCGATGCTTTTCGCACCGGCCCTGCAGATGTCGTCGCGTCCGCGCTGGCTGCCCGGTAGCCGACGGACCGTACGGGTCGGTAACATTTGCCCGATTCGTCGCGACACACTGGCAACGTGCCCCTCTCCGGGGCGGCAGCGAAAGGCCTGTGCATCGTGTCCGAACGAAGCATCCGCGACGCCGAACTGCGTCGTGAGCTCGGTGTTCCTCCCACTGTCGATCTCGTCGGGCATGCCCGTGACCTCGCTCGGGTGGCCGTGCCCGCCGCACTCGTCGCCGCGCTCGCCGCGGTCGCGGTGTTCTTCGTCCGCGACAGTGGTCCCGGGGTGTACGAATCGTCGCTCGTCGCGGAGATCCGTTCGTCCTCCACGGTGTCCGGCTCCGACGCGACGCTCGGGCAGCTCATCGCCCCGTATGTAGCGCTGTCGCAGGACTCGGCCGTCGTGGCTGCGATCGCGGCCGAGACGAACGAAGATCCGGTGAAGCTGCCGTCGAGGATCGACGTCGGGTACGGCTCGTCGCCCACACTGCTCACCGTGACGGCCCGCGACGATTCGCAGGCCGACGCCGACCGGCTCGCACAGACGGTCGTCACGCAGCTCGACCGCACACAGACCGAGCGCAATCGTGCCGCCCTCGACGCGCGTATCGCCGAACTCGATGGCGTCGTCGCCGGACTGCGCGCCGATCTCGCCGCAAGTGTCGCGTCCGGTGAGGAGGGCGCAGGCGACCCGGTGGTACAGGCCGAACTCGACGCACGCCTCGAACAGCTCCGCCAGGCACGTTCGGGCACGAGCCTGGAATACCTGCAGGTGCTGTCGATGCCCGCGGGCACGGGGACGAAGGTGTCCCCGCAGCCGCGTGCCGAAGCCGCAGTCGCCTTCCTCGCAGTGTTCGTCCTCGTGGCCGAGTTGCTGGTCGCGTTGAACGGGCGCTTCGGCGCGACGAACAGTGCGGCATGGGCCCGTCGGGTCGCGCGTCGCTACCGGACGGCGGTGCAGGTGGAGACGAACGACCGGACGACGCTACCGCTCGACACGATCGTCGTGCTGCAGCAGCGCGCATCGCTCGGCGACCGCATCCTGCTCCTGAGCGGAGACGGAGTGGACATCGACATCGACGCTTTCGGCGACGCCGGCGACCGGATCGTGTGGTGCGGGATCGGCGAACAGTGGTGGACCCGGGCGCACACGGAGGGTCTCGCGCTCGCCGTGATCGTGCTGCAGGCCGAGGCCGAGGGGCGTGCGGAGGCAGAGGACACGCTGCGTGCCCTGGCCGAGATCGAGGTGCCCACGCGTCTCGTCGTGCTCGGTGCCGGACGCGAGTTGGTGCCCGTGCTCCCGACCCGCCGTCGCGAACCGGCCGCGGAGGCCGCTTCCGGCAGCCCTGCGCCCGTACCGCCGGCGCGTCCCGCTCCCGACGACCGCTATCGGGCGCAGCAACCGGTGTCGTCGCAACCCGAGTCGCTGTTCGTGCCACCGGAGGACCCGGCCTACCAGCAGTACCGCTACGACGAGGGATACGGCTACGGATATCGGGAGCAGCACGCTCACGGGGAGCAACACGGCTACGACGAGCGCCAGGAGGCGTCGCCGCGCTACTGATCCGGTTTCCGCCCGAGTTGAAGCTCTGCGCCGACACGCTATAGTGATGACGGTCACTCCAGGGGATGGGTGTGGCCTGCGCAGCCGAGCACATCGGCGACACGACGAGGGAAACAATTTGTCTATCTGCATTGCCGGCACCCCGCAGCACAACACCGCGACGCCGGGAAGCACCGAATGGATCAAGGCTCATCTCGCCCGCATGGACGACGGCGCGAACTCTGTACCGTCCACCGAGGACGTTGCCGCCGAGAGCGTCGTCGACGCGCGTCGTTAGGCTCCGGGTCGAGGACTGCGACGAGGATCGGCCGGGTACACGTGCCGTGAGCCGAGCGAGGGAGGGAGCGAGACATGAGGGAGTTGTTCAAGGGACAGCTCGACGACCTGGTCGGACGACTCGGTGAGCTCGCAGCGGTCGCCGGTGAGGGCCTCGAACTGGCCACCCGCGCGTTGTTCGACACCGATCTCGACGCGGCTCAGGCCGCTCTGGATCTCGATGCGCGGATCGCCGAACTCGACACCGATTGCTCCGAGCGAGCGGTGCGGATCCTCGCGCTACAGGGTCCCGTGGCCGCCGACCTGCGGTTGGTGTTCTCCGCAGTCCGCATCACGAGCGATCTCACCCGGATGGGCGAACTGAGCCTGCACATCGCGCGGGTCGTGCGGCGTCGTCATCCCGAGTCGCTCGTGTCCGATCTCCTGCGGGACGATCTTCGCCGGATGGCCGAACTCGCGGCGCAGATCGTCGCGATCCTGCGCGACGCGTTCACCGACTTCGACCTCGACACGATCAAGGGCACGCACACCATCGAAACCGAACTCGATGCGGTGCATTCGCGACTGCTGTCTCTGCTCGAGAGCCCCGAATGGGACGGCGACATCCGGACCGCGGTCGACACCGCGCTCCTCGCGCGTTTCTACGGGCGTTTCGGCGACCAGGCTGTCGACGTGGCGGATCGGTTGATCTTCTTCGTCACGGGCCAGCGACCGGCCGCCTGACTTCGGCGCGCGGCGCGTGGCGAACCGTGCGATTCTTCTGCCATGACCAGCGACGAGCGCCTCTCGGTCGACGGTCCTGGGGTGCCCGGGTTCGACGACCTCGACTTCGACGCCCTGTCGGCGCGGTCCGGTGCCAAGTGGGCACGGGCGGCCGCCGACGGGCTGGCCCCCGCGTGGGTCGCCGACATGGATTTCCCGGTCGCACCGCCGATCGCGCGTGCGCTGCACGACCTGGTCGACCGTAGCGACCTCGGCTATCCCGACTGGTTCCACGGCACACCGCTGCGCGAGGAGTTCGCGCAGCGCATGCGCACGCGCTACGGCTGGGAACCCGATCCCGGTGCGGTCCGCGAGCAGACGGATCTCATCCAGGCATTGCAACTCGTGCTGCATCTGAGCACCACACGCGGGGATGCGGTAGCGATCCAGACACCGAACTACCCGCCGTTCCTGGCGTCACTGCGACGGATGGGTCTGCAGCAGATCGACTTTCCGTTCGTCGACCGAGGCGACGGGTGGGTGCTCGACTTCGATGCGTTCGAGCAGTCGGTGGCGCGGCGTCGTCCGCGGGTGCTGGTGCTCGTCAACCCGCACAACCCCACCGGGCGGGTGCACACCCGTGAGGAACTCGAGCGGATCGCCGACCTCGCCGACCGATTCGACATGCTCGTCGTCAGCGACGAGATCCACGCGGAGCTGGTCTACGAACCGCACCGGCACATCCCGTTCGCCTCGCTCGGACCGCAGGTCGCTGCGCGGACAGTCACCCTCACGTCGGCGAGCAAGGCGTTCAATCTCGCGGGTCTGCGGTGCGCGGTGGTGCACTACGGATCCGGGACCCTGTTGAGACGGCGCGACGCGGAACCCTTCGACCTGTACGGGACCGTGTCGGTTCCGGGGGTGGTCGCCACGCTCGCGGCGTGGCGCGAGGGCGACGCGTGGCAGCGCGATCTGCTGCACGTACTCGACCGGAATCGTCGGCGAGTGGACGACGTTCTGCGCGAACGAATCCCGGAGCTGCGGCATCATCTGCCGCAGGGTACCTACCTGACCTGGTTGAACACCGGTCCGCTCGGCATCGATGATCCGGTGTCGACCGTGCGCGATCGGGGCCGTGTTCTCGCCGACGGTGGGGTGCGGTTCGGCTCGGGAGCACGGAACTTCCTGCGCATCAATTTCGCGACGTCGGGTCCGATCCTCGATCGGATCCTCGATGGCGTCACCGACGCGTTCGGCTCCTGACCGTCACCACACCGCGTCGGCCGGAGACGGGTTCACGGCGCCGAGCGAGTCGCTGACGGCCGCGCACGCCGAGGCGGCCGAAGCGACTACGGCGCGTGAGGGTTTGGCCGAGAAGTTCTGGTAGAGCACCCCGAAGTTCTGTTCGACGTCGGCGCGGTTCGTCCCGCGGTCGCGCATCGAGTAGACGAACACCTTCTGCACCCATCCGAGCCGACGCGCCTCCGCGATGCCGTCGGCGATGATGTCCGCCTGCCGTTGGGCGCTCACCGCATTCGAGGCGGTGCCGGTCGGAGCGCCGAACTCGGTGGCCCACACCGGTGTGGCCCCGTCGCCGTACTGCACCATGGTGTCGCGCATCAGACGCATGCGGTAGAAGGTGTTCCAGCTCTGCGTGCTTGCGTCCGACGGCAGCGCCGGATAGCTGTAGGGGTGGACGGACAGGATGTCGAAGTACTGGTGCGCCCCGCGCGCGTAGAGCTGCTGCACGTAGGTCACGGGGGAGATGTCGGAGCCGTTGTCCACCGCCGGAGCGAGTCCGCCGTTGAGGATCCGGGCGCCCGGCTGCACGGACCTGACGGCCGGAGCTGCCGCGGCGAGCAGTTCGACGTACTTCCCGACATCGGGACGGGGACGGAAGAAGTTCGTCAGATTCGGTTCGTTCCAGATCTCCCAGTGCGTCACGCGAGTCGAGTAACGCTGGGCCGCCTGCCGGGCGAAGTCGGCGAATGTCGCAGGATCGGCGGGATATCCGTGGGTGTCGCCGCCACCGGCGACGCGCGCCCAGGCCGGCGTGTACGCGATGATGCCCACCACTTCGAGTCCGCGGCTGCGGGCGCGGTCCACCACGCGGTCCGGGACCGACCAGTTCTGTTGTCCGCGGTTCGGTTCGATCACCGACCAGTCGATGTCCACGCGTAGCCACCGGGCGCCGACCGCACGGATCGCGTCGAGTTCGCGGTCGAGTTCGGAGTCCGGCAGGTACATCAGCGGCGCACCGGCGGCGATGCCGATGTCGTCGCTCCCGCACGTCGTCGGTGGAGCCGGTTGTGTCGGTGGGGCGCACGCTGCGAGTGCTGCAAGGGAGCACGAGAGGGCTGTGGCCAGTACGGCGCGTGCGAGACGACCCATCGACTCTCCTGCTGATAGAACGGACAATTCCGGCATCGGTCGTAACGTCGCGCCTCCGACCTGCGATTCGTCCGGTGGAGCGAGCGGCAGACCGATGCCGCGGGTTCACTGTAACGAGGAGAGGACCGGAAGATGCGGGATTCGTGGACCGAAGGATCCGGTGCATGCGCACCGTGAATTTCGAGATCCACGACGAGGCATCGGCCACCCGGCTGTCCGAGGAATGGGACGACCTCGCACAGGAGCTGGGACAGCGTGTCGCGACACGGCCTTCGTATGCACTGGCGTGGAACCGGATGGGACGCGGACGAGCGGCGGTGTGTACCGTCCGGCGCGGTGGTCGACTCGTCGGCCTCGCACCCCTGCACGCCCGCACCCGCATGGGGGTCACCGCTCTACGCCTGCCCGCCCACGGCCTTGCCACGATAGGCACCTTCCTCGCGACCGACGAGGCGGCGCTCGCCGACCTGCTCGACGGCATCGCCGAGCGGAACATGGCGATGCAACTCGACCACGTCGATCTCGCCGACCCTCTCCTGAAAATGCTGCACGCGTCACCGCGGTGGAGCGTCGAGGTCGCCGGGACGGAACAGTGCCTGACGATCGATCTCGCCGTCGGTGCCGGCGCCGAGTCGCTGCGAGGTCGACGCACGTTGAAGACGCTGTCCCGGCTCGAACGTTCGCTGGAACGGGCAGGCACCCCGGCGTCCGTCGAAGTGGTGTGCGAGCCGGAACATCTCGCGCGGCGATGGCCCGACATCACCGCGGTTGCCGCGGCTGCCGACGAGAACAGCGGACGCGACAACTTCTGCGCGCCGCCGTTCACCTCCTTCACCAGACCACTGTTCGAGGCCGAAGCACGTGCCGGCAGGCTGCTCGTCGTGGGCTTACTCGTCGGTGGCCGATGGAGTGCCCACGAGATCATGTTCCGCACGGGAACGACGGCGGAGATGTGGATGGGCCGCTTTCATCCCGAGGTGCGCCGCCACCAGCCCGGCCAACTGCTGCATCGCCATCTCACCGACCGGCACGGAGAACTGGGCATCGACCGCTTCGACTACCTGCTCGGCACATCGGAATTCAAGTCGCAGTGGGCGAACGGAGGCTACGAGGTGGGTCGGATCGTCGCCGTTCCCACCTCGGGACCGCACCTCCGGTGGGCCCTCCGCATTGCAGACCTCGGAGCGGATCTCGTCCGTCCCCTGCGCCTGGCCGCGCGCGACGCCTTCACGTCGAACCGCTCGTGATCAGAGGCAACCGGGGGTGACCGCGGCCGTGCGCAGCACGTCCCAGGCGGGCTTGGGCGACCCGTCGTGCGCGAGGACCCCGAAGTTCTGCTCGCGATCGGACACCTCGGTGCCCAGGTCGAGGAGGCTGTAGACGAAGAGTTTGTCGACGAAACCCAGCGCGCGCTGTTCGGTGATCCCGTCGCGCAGGATGTCCGCTTGTTCCGTAGGTCCCACCGCGTCGGTGCCCGTACCGGTCGGCGCTCCGAACTCCGTTGCCCAGATGGGCTTGTCGGAGTCCCCTCGCTCGACCATGACGGTGCGCATCTCACGCATCCGGTAGAAGGCGTTCCACTCGGACGTGGAGGCATCCGACGGCAGTGCCGGGTAGCTGTAGGGATGCATGCCCACCACGTCGAAGGCCGACGACACGCCCTGGTCGTACAGTTCGGCGAGGAAGGTCGTCGGGGCGATGTCCGATCCGTTGTCGGTGCCGGGGGACAGGCCGCCGGTGATCACCACCGCCTCCGGGGCGACGTTGCGGATCGCGTCCGACGCCGCCACGAGCAGATCGGCGTACGCGCCGACATCGGGTTGCGGGGTGAAGAAGGCCGTCAGGTTCGGCTCGTTCCAGATCTCCCAGTGCGTGACGCTGTCGGAATAGCGATCGGCGACGTCGCCTGCGAAGCGCCCGAATTCGCCGGGGTCGGCGGGCATCCCGTGCGGGTCGCGGGGATCGGCCTCCGACGTCCGCGCCCAGCACGGAGTGTGGGTGAGCAGGCCCAGCACCTGCAGGTCGTGCGAGTCGGCTGCGGCGACGATCCGGTCGGTGCCGCTCCAGTCGAAACGACCGCGTGCGGGTTCGATGATCGACCAGTCCATGTCGAACCGGATCCAGCCGGCCCCGCTGTCGGCGACCGTCGACATGTACGCGTCGAGATCTGCGTCGTCGAGGGTGTCGAGACCGGCCCCGGTCGCGATGCCCAGACTGCCGTCTGTCAGATCGGTGCGGCAGTCGCGTGCTTCGGTGCTCTGCGTACACGACAGAGCGAACACACCGACGAGGGTGAGAACGGCGCGGAGCGGTATGGATCGCGACACGCGACGCGGCATCGACCGCGAAAGGGACACTGCAACCTCAACGGGACTTGACGAGACCGGCCAGGCCGAGCCCGTCGGTGATGGGAAGGACGTGGGTTCCGGCCAGAACACAGACAGCCGAGACGGCAGCGGTGACGGGCCAGGGAAGATCGTAGCGCTCCGCCAGGAGCGACATCCACACGGCCACCGCAACACCCAGCATCGCGATCGCCACGGTCTGGGCGAAGGGGAACAAACCCGCGATCCGCACGCTTCGGGCCACGACGATCCAGATCGCGACGAGCATCGCGGCCTCGGTGAGCACCGTCGCCACCGCCGCCCCGCCGAACGACATACGGGGAATGAGGACGAGGTTGGCGCCGATGTTCCCGGCCAGAGCGGCCAGCGCCACCCAGGGATACACGCGGTGACGACCGGTCGCGATGAGCACCATGAGACCGAGTTCGGTGAGCATCGACAGGGCACTGCCGAGCACCAGCATGCGCGAGGCGTCGGCGGCTTCGGCGAACCGCTCACCGTAGAGGAGCGACAGCACGCCGTCGGCGGAGGACCAGAATGCCGCCGTGGCGGCCGCGCCCAGCACCGCCAGGAGCATCGCCGCTTCGCGCGTGCGCTGCCGGAACTGGTCGCTCTGCGCTGGCCAGGTCGCGACCAGCAGTGTCGTCACCGGGCCCACGACGGTCGACGACACCATCGACAGCAGGTCGGCGAACTTGTACCCGACGGTGTAGAGGCCCACCGAGTCGAAGGTGTCCATCCGCCCGAGCATCAGCACGTCGATCTTCGACAGCAGGGTGAGCAGAGCGAAACCGATGCTGAGGGGGATCGCCTCGACGAGCATCTCCCGCCAGCGCCACAACTGGGCGCGCGCGGCGGGCAGGGGACCGGCCTTGCCCGCACGCACACCGCGCACGAGGATGCCCGCGCCGACGATCTCGTTGACCACGGCCGGTACGACGAGCACGAGCAACACCGGATTCCACAGCACCGCCGCGACGGTGGCGACCAGTTGGGCGAGTTGGCCGAAGGTCTCGGCAACCGCCACCGACGCCATCCGCAGGCGACTCTGATACATGACGGACAGAGCGTTGCTGGGGGTCGCGATCACCACGACGAGTCCTGCGACCACCGTTGCCCAGACCACATCGGACGAATATCCGAGCACCACGACGTACCCGACTGCCAGCGTGTATCCGAGCAGACCGAGCGCACCGCGCAACGCGATGAACGCCGTGGTGACGTACGAGACCTCCCATGGATTGCATTCGACGAGCTTGGCGAGCACCACGCGTCCCACGCCGAGATCGGTGACGACGGACAGCAACCCGAGCAGACCGAAGACGAAGGAGAACTTGCCGAAGTCCTCCGGTGCCAGCACCCGGGCAACGATCATCGAGCCGGCCCACCCCATCGACGCGACGGCCAGCCGGCTGCCGAGCATCACGACGGTGTTGCGTCGCGCCGCCTGCCCGTCGAGTTCGGGTGTCTGCGGTTCGTGAAGAGTGCCACCGGGGTCGTGCGCCGCGACGATCCGCTCCATCACGACGGTTTCGGCCATGCGATCGGCCAGCGAATGTCTACCCACGGGGCGGCCTTCTCAGATTCTCAGGCCCGTGGTGCGGTAGGCGTCGCGCGTGAGTTCGGCGGTGCGCGTCCACGTCGAAGCCGCGGCGACCTCGCGTCCGCGTGTGCGCAGCGCGTCCGCGGTGTCGGTGTCGTGGACGACCACGCGCAGCGCCGCGGTCCACGACGTCTCCGTGTGTTCGGTGACGAGCAGTGCTCCGTCGTCGACGACGTCGGGCAGAGCGCCGACGGCGCTCGTCACCACGGCCCCACCGCACGCCATCGCCTCGAGTGGCGGCAATCCGAAGCCTTCGTAGCGCGAGGCGTACGCGACGGCAGTCGCCGCGGCGTACAGGGCCGGAAGGTGTGCGGTGGGAACGTAACCGAGACCGATCGAACCGGCCGGCGCGTCGGGCCCGGTGGATCCGGCTCCTGCCAGCACCAGCGGGATATCGAGGATGCGGCACGCGGCGGCGACGAGCGCGACGTCCTTGCGGGGTTCGACCGTGCCGACCTGCAGGACGAACCGGCCGGGCAGCCGGTAGGCCCTGCGGATGTCCCGTGCCTCCTCGGCGGTGGGAGGTTGCGCCCATGGGGCGGGCGCCAAGGGCGTGACGACGGCCTCGCGCCCGCACAGCGCGTGCAGACGTTCGGCGGTGAAGTTCGAGACCGCGACGAGCACGTCGGCCCGCCTCATCGCGTCGCGCAACAGCACGCGCTCACCGGCAGCACGGTGTTTGCCGAACGCCCACGGGGTGTCGAAGACGGCGAGGTCGTGGAACGTCGAGACGGTGACGCCAGAACACAGGGCGGGCAGATCGACGTCGAGGCTGTGGAACAGGTCGACGCCGCGCACGGGCACCTTGGCATACAGCATCCGCCGCACCCCGTCGGCGACCGGCCGCACCTGTGGGGTCACGCGAGGAGGCAGCTCGCCCGTGGCGTCGCATTGCACGGTGGCCCGCAGCGCCGCCGCGGGGAGCAGGGGGTCGAGTGCGTTCAGCAGTTCGCGGACGTAGGTCTGGACTCCGCTGCCGGAGGGGCGGAGTGCGAGCGCCCCGAACCCGATGCGGTGAGCGAGCTTCGGTGAGGTGACCAGTGTTGGGTCAGTGCGCATCCGACAGTTCCTAACAGTAACCAGAAATAGACGTCGAGAGGGAAGATCTCGAGATAGGTCGCCACCGTGGAGGCGACCGCTGCCGCGACGATCGTGCCGCTGACCCCGAGTGCGAGGGCGGCGTCCTGCCCGCTCAGCACCCGAGACGCGCGCAGGGTCGAGACCGCGGCGCATACGAGCACCAGGACGAACAGCCACACGCCGAGCGGGCCGAGTTCCACGGCGAGCTTCATGTAGTAGTTGTCGGGCTGATAGGGCATGAACCCGAACTGCACGGCCGCCAGGTACGACAGCTCCGACAGCATCGGGTTGCTCTGGGCCACCGTGTCGGCTGCGGCCGAACCGGTCGCGCCGAGTCCCTGGCCGAGGGGGTGCACCCACAGCGACGACAGCGTCTGCGACCACCCGTCGCCACGCTCACCGAGACTCGACGAGGAGAACAGCGGCGCGAGAATCGAACTCGGTACGGCGAACAGGACGAGCGGTGCGAGCGCCGCGGCGGCGCCGAAGCCGAGGAAGAGAGGGCGGTAGCGGTGCACGGCCAGCCACAGCAGTGCGACGGCGACTCCGATGTAGCTGGCGCGCACGATCGTCACGCCCATGCCGAGCAGCATGACCGGCGTCGCGCACAGGAAGAGTCTGTTGCGGAGCCGATGCGGATCGGCGAAGGCGACGGAGCATCCCACGATGAGGCCGACCATCACGAACAGGCCGAAGGCGAAGGGTGTCGTGAATGTGCTGAAGCTGCGCAGGATTCCGCCGCTGATACGTAGGTGCTCGTCCCAGCGGTAGCCGAGTTCCGCGAGCCGTTCACCGCCGATAGCCTGCTGGGCGAGTCCGACGACAGCGGTGACGGCCGTGGTGCCCATGAGGATCGACACCAGATGGTCGCGGTCGCGGGCGTCGAACGGTGCGCGCCACAGGATCACCGGAATGACGAGATAGAAATAGGTGATCTTGATGGCGATGATGCCGGCCAGTCCCGAGACGAGCAGCGCCGACAGGACTCCCATCGCCACCCACGCGACCACGGCCGGCCACCACGGATACGACGGTGCGGGGAGTCGGCTTCGATACGGACCGACGACGGTCGCGGCGAGGGTGAGCAGCAGCAGGCCCTCCTTCCACGGCGACAGGGTTTCTCCGCCGGGAATGATCGCCAGCAGGCCGTGGAACGGAGTGAGCGCGGCGATCAGCAGCAACCCTCGCTGGGGGCGCCGCCGGAGCAGCACTCCCAGCACGAGTACCGCGGGTACGGCGAGCAGCAGGAGAGTCACGAGACACGCTCGTCGGCAACAGGAGCCGTTGTGCTGGTTCCGAATCGGGCCAGCACGGCGGAGATGATCGCCGTACGGAGGAACTCGCGGCCGTCCCGCTGCCGACCGGTGTGATCGCCGACATCGCTGGTGAGGATGTCGCCGGTGAAACCACGACGCCGTACCCGGCGAAGGCCTTCCTCACCCCGCTGGGACAGGAACCATCGATGGTCCTCGGCGGACAGCACGACCGTGGTCGACACGCCCGCGCGGCGCAATGCTTCGAGCCCCACCTCGGGAACCTGTGTCACGCCGAGCCTGCCGAGGAGCAACCACAACGGATACGGCAGATACTTCTGCGCCCACGGCTTGATGCGGGCCCGTAAGGACACTGTCTCCGGCTCCGCCGGTGCGCCGGCGGCCGGCACATCGGGCGCGTCGGGGCTGAGGTTGGCGCGCAGCGACTTCCGTCGGTGGGTGCACCACAGGATCACGTTCACGAGCACGGTGAGGTGCGCCGCGCCCCGGAGGGCGGCCCACGACGAGTACCACGCACCCGAGCACAACCCGATCGCGGCGAGATCCTGCGGGTCGATGCCGAGCGCGGCGACAGCGTCGAGGGCATCGCGGTCGGAGGCGTCGGAGTACAGCGGGGTGGGTGCCGACCCGTGCGCCGTGCCGGTGTCGCCCACCCCGGTCCGGTCGAACCGGACCGAGGAGATACCGTGCGCGGCGAACTCCCGTGCCAGCTCGACCCAGAGGCGGCTCGGGCCCAGTCGGTGTTCGTAGGCGGTCCCGAAGAACAGCACCGTAGGAGCGGGCGGGCGCGGGCCGTCGGCGTCCTCGGTGCCGACACCGTGCGTGCGCAACGCGAACATTCCCTTGGGGCCGAGATACTCGACGCTCTCGTGGATCGGGAGCCCGGTGCCGGTGGTCGCGACGACGGCGCGCTCCCGGGCGGGGAAGCGGACCTCGCGTGCGGTGCTCGATGCGACCGCCGCCGCGATCCAGTCGGCGATGCGGGTGAGGTGTTCGGTCGGGATGGCAGGGTGGAGCGTGCTGGGGGTGGTGAAGGACTCGTGGCCGTCGAGGGACAGTTCGTCACCGTCGAGCGCGGCGGCGAGCGCCGACACCGTCGCGGTCTCGCGCGCCACGGGCCGGGTCGCGAGCAGTGTGCGTGCGCCGGCCAGTGAGCAAGGGTCGATCCTCAGGGCACCGAGTGCGTCGGCGGCCTCGGGAGCGAGTACGCCACCGACGATCGAGACTCGGGGGTCGTCGGGATCATCGGCACCGAGGGCAAGGCGGTAGAGGGCGCGCTGCTCGCGTAACAGTGCTCGTCCCGAGACGATCGGATCCCACAGCACGGCGGCATCGACCGGTCCGCATCCCGGCAGAGCGGTTGCGGCGATCAGTGCGCCCGCGCGCAGTCCCGCGACGGTGACGTGTTCGACTCCGCTCGCGCGGGCCGTCGCCACGGCGGTGGCGACACTGCGGTGCCAGGCTGCGACCGCATCGGGTGAATCCTGGTCGCCCGCGGA harbors:
- a CDS encoding phosphate signaling complex PhoU family protein; protein product: MRELFKGQLDDLVGRLGELAAVAGEGLELATRALFDTDLDAAQAALDLDARIAELDTDCSERAVRILALQGPVAADLRLVFSAVRITSDLTRMGELSLHIARVVRRRHPESLVSDLLRDDLRRMAELAAQIVAILRDAFTDFDLDTIKGTHTIETELDAVHSRLLSLLESPEWDGDIRTAVDTALLARFYGRFGDQAVDVADRLIFFVTGQRPAA
- a CDS encoding MalY/PatB family protein, yielding MTSDERLSVDGPGVPGFDDLDFDALSARSGAKWARAAADGLAPAWVADMDFPVAPPIARALHDLVDRSDLGYPDWFHGTPLREEFAQRMRTRYGWEPDPGAVREQTDLIQALQLVLHLSTTRGDAVAIQTPNYPPFLASLRRMGLQQIDFPFVDRGDGWVLDFDAFEQSVARRRPRVLVLVNPHNPTGRVHTREELERIADLADRFDMLVVSDEIHAELVYEPHRHIPFASLGPQVAARTVTLTSASKAFNLAGLRCAVVHYGSGTLLRRRDAEPFDLYGTVSVPGVVATLAAWREGDAWQRDLLHVLDRNRRRVDDVLRERIPELRHHLPQGTYLTWLNTGPLGIDDPVSTVRDRGRVLADGGVRFGSGARNFLRINFATSGPILDRILDGVTDAFGS
- a CDS encoding cellulase family glycosylhydrolase, with the translated sequence MGRLARAVLATALSCSLAALAACAPPTQPAPPTTCGSDDIGIAAGAPLMYLPDSELDRELDAIRAVGARWLRVDIDWSVIEPNRGQQNWSVPDRVVDRARSRGLEVVGIIAYTPAWARVAGGGDTHGYPADPATFADFARQAAQRYSTRVTHWEIWNEPNLTNFFRPRPDVGKYVELLAAAAPAVRSVQPGARILNGGLAPAVDNGSDISPVTYVQQLYARGAHQYFDILSVHPYSYPALPSDASTQSWNTFYRMRLMRDTMVQYGDGATPVWATEFGAPTGTASNAVSAQRQADIIADGIAEARRLGWVQKVFVYSMRDRGTNRADVEQNFGVLYQNFSAKPSRAVVASAASACAAVSDSLGAVNPSPADAVW
- a CDS encoding GNAT family N-acetyltransferase; this translates as MRTVNFEIHDEASATRLSEEWDDLAQELGQRVATRPSYALAWNRMGRGRAAVCTVRRGGRLVGLAPLHARTRMGVTALRLPAHGLATIGTFLATDEAALADLLDGIAERNMAMQLDHVDLADPLLKMLHASPRWSVEVAGTEQCLTIDLAVGAGAESLRGRRTLKTLSRLERSLERAGTPASVEVVCEPEHLARRWPDITAVAAAADENSGRDNFCAPPFTSFTRPLFEAEARAGRLLVVGLLVGGRWSAHEIMFRTGTTAEMWMGRFHPEVRRHQPGQLLHRHLTDRHGELGIDRFDYLLGTSEFKSQWANGGYEVGRIVAVPTSGPHLRWALRIADLGADLVRPLRLAARDAFTSNRS
- a CDS encoding cellulase family glycosylhydrolase, producing the protein MSRSIPLRAVLTLVGVFALSCTQSTEARDCRTDLTDGSLGIATGAGLDTLDDADLDAYMSTVADSGAGWIRFDMDWSIIEPARGRFDWSGTDRIVAAADSHDLQVLGLLTHTPCWARTSEADPRDPHGMPADPGEFGRFAGDVADRYSDSVTHWEIWNEPNLTAFFTPQPDVGAYADLLVAASDAIRNVAPEAVVITGGLSPGTDNGSDIAPTTFLAELYDQGVSSAFDVVGMHPYSYPALPSDASTSEWNAFYRMREMRTVMVERGDSDKPIWATEFGAPTGTGTDAVGPTEQADILRDGITEQRALGFVDKLFVYSLLDLGTEVSDREQNFGVLAHDGSPKPAWDVLRTAAVTPGCL